The genomic interval GAGGGGTAGTTCTGGCTAAGTACCTCCAACTGCCCCTGGTGCTCAACGTCCGCTGGATCACCAGCGGAGAGGGGCACTTTGCCATcgccccctcgcccctctcctaCATCCCGGTGCCAGGCTCAGGCTTCACAGACGAGATGAACTTCATCCAGAGGGTGAAAAACGTACTGTTCTACAGCATCatcctgtaccagcagaggtTCATGGTGGGGCCCAGCTATGATGCCCTTTGCCAGAAACACATAGAGGGTGGCTGTGACGTCATTTCCCTCCTGCAGGATGCAGACATCTGGCTTTTTAGGTCAGACTTTGTGTTTGACTTCCCCAGACCCACCATGCCCAATGTGGTCTACATGGGGGGGTTCCAGTGCCGGCCGGCCCAGCCCCTGCCCTCAGAGCTGGAGGAGTTTGTTCAGAGTGCTGGGGAACACGGAGTGGTGATCATGTCCCTGGGGACCCTGGTCAACACTTTGCCCAATGACATCGCAGAGGAGATTGGCAGCGTTTTTGCCAAGATTCCGCAGAAGGTACTTTTGAGCATATCAATAAAGTCATCACATACTTTTCATTGATTGGTAGTAAAACGTGTAATTTGATTTGAACCTGTTCCTCAGGTTATCTGGAATTATCGGGGCGAGCGTCCCTCCACTCTGGGCAACAACACCCTGCTGGTGAAGTGGATGCCCCAGAAAGACCTCCTGGGTCACCCCCAGACCAGAGCCTTCGTGGCCCACGGAGGAACAAACGGAGTCCAGGAGGCCATCTACCACGGGACCCCTGTGGTGGGAATCCCTCTCTTCTTCGACCAGCACGACAACCTGTTGCGTCTGCAGGAAAGAGGAGCCGCTAAGATCTTGGAGCTGCCTGATCTCGACGGACCAAACTTCCATCAGACCCTGAAGGAGGTCCTCCACAACCCCAGCTACAGGCACCACATGCAGAGGCTTTCCCGCCTTCACAGGGACGCTCCTATCAAACCTATGGACAGCGCCATCTTCTGGCTGGAGTTTGTGATGCGGAACAAGGGGGCTCCTCACCTGCGTACCCAGGCCTACAGGATGCCCTGGTACTCCTACTACTGTGTggacgtgctgctgctgctgctggctgcaggggggctcctcctggtctccactgctgccctgctcagactgctgtgctgcagaggccggaggaagaccAAGACCAAGCTGCAGTAACTGCACTCAGAGTCGGACCTTCTTCAACCATCGCTTTTTTTTATTTAGGATTTTTGAAATGTAGAAAAGGTTCTGATGCAGCAAACAGTTGAGTCTCTGTTTCACAACTGGTTTGACATGAAATTCAAGTAATTTGATCAAGTGCATTATTttctaaatatatataaataaaatgtttaattaaatAAAAACCATCCATTCTCAAATTGCAGATCATTCAGGTACACACTTGTGTCCCtcattgacccccccccccacacacacacaccacatcctcaCCTCAGTCAAGTATTTTATTCCTCAAATGGAAGACATGAAATAAGGTCATACAAACACTATTATTACAGACAGTTAATCCTGACAGCGTCAGCGGCAATGGAACAGTTCCTTGTCATTGGCTctcaatctttctttctttcaatacagtagagtgtgtgtgtgtgtgtgtgtgtgtgtgtgcgtatgcgtatgcatgtctgtgcgtgtgtgcctatctgtctgtgggggtgtgcgtgcctgtgtgtgtgtctatctgtgtgtgtgtgtgtgtgtgtgtgcgtatgcgtatgcatgtctgtgcgtgtgtgcctatctgtctgtgggggtgtgcgtgcctgtgtgtgtgtctatctgtgtgtgtgtgtgtgtgtgtgtgtgtgtgcgtatgcgtatgcatgtctgtgcgtgtgtgcctatctgtctgtgtgggtgtgcgtgcctgtgtgtgtgtctatctgtgcgtgtgtgtgtgtgtgtgtgtgtgtgtgtgtgtgtgtgtacagaccccTGGGGCCCCCAGGGTTGAGGCCTCCGCTCCTCAGCTTGCAACAGGATCCGTCAATACCTGTGTCCCTCCGATGAGTTATCGCCAGAGAGACCCAGCCCAGGGCTTCGTGTGCCAGCATGCCTGCGAGACAAACCAagcacacctcctcctcacgcCACTACAGCTGATGATGCCGACtcgagagggaggggtgtgtttgtttttcaccTATGCGTTTGGTCCCTCCGTAATGAAAGAATAGATAAGCCTTTCCAAAACAAACAGAGAACGTGATTACAGGCTGCACGCTGTCTCCCCTCAGGCTGTGATGAACCTCCTGGCTAATCCCCCTCCCTTCGGGTCTGTGCCTGAATGGACAACCTCAAAAGAGCCCGGGTCAGTTCACTTGTCCATATCCCTTTCCGGTAATGCAACCCTGGGGGGAGTACATAGCTTAAACATTCTTAGTTAATGAACCGTGACTTCTTACTGCTGTACCATAAGCAGTTAAGTGCGGTCGAAACAAACACATAGCCCCCCCGTCTGATGGCATTTTTTCATTTTGCGTGTCAATCGAAAGAGCGGGAGATTGGAGATGGACCAACTCTGGAAGGATTTCGCAATCTTTACCCCGCTTGTCAAGGTCGTCCGTGATGTCATAACTGCCCCAAACAGGCTCGTTTAGAAACACTTAAGAAGCTGAAGGTCCTTGTTCATCGTGTCTGCTAAACAGTCACACAGAAACTAACATCCTGGATGTTTGTTTGGTATGAGAAAAAGTGGGACGTTTTCAAGAACCGCTCAAACGACTTGAGACTTTTGGCTGTGAGACCGGCACGGCAGGGAGAAACAGTTGCTTTACAGTATCCTTCAACATCAGTTATCCCCAGACTTTCCCCCGTATAAAAATGACACTTTTTTGGAGTCAAAGCATACTTCTGCAGTATACTCAACAGTCTATTAAATCATGCCTGAATTACGTCAGTTTTTCAATTAGCCTTCAGTAATTGTAAACGTTCTAGCCATCCAGTGACATTTTTATTGTGTTTATAGAttttatagttttttttctcaGTTTCACAGGATTTTTCTTGGTCTTCTTAAGAAATACTGTGAAGGTGAGTCGTATCTCATAAGCAAATAATAAGTATATACATTATAATCTGGCCTGGTTGGAATTTGACTTTGGAATTTGTTTAAGTAAAAACAAGACCTCCATCACGTACATGTTCTATGGAACGCAAGCATGATATCACATCAACGGTGATGACATCATACCCTGTCAGAACATGTGGAGgacaaaacacattcacatacacacaccacttcacctattcacacacacacacactcacacaattatGCATGCACAGTCCagagtgcacatgcacacaaactaaCGGTCAACTCGTACGGTTCAGTCCGTTTTCTCCATGTGCTCTgcctgtggtgtgtctggtgttccaTCTCTGGAGGGGGTCGCTATAGCGACGACAGCTCACTGGCAAGAGAGAAGAGTTGCTCCGCCGCGCAGACCTGAGAACAGTTCCTATTCAACACGGTTCCATTCAGTTCAATTCGAATCCATGCCATTTCATTCCGTTCCGACTCAGTtaat from Osmerus eperlanus unplaced genomic scaffold, fOsmEpe2.1 SCAFFOLD_411, whole genome shotgun sequence carries:
- the LOC134016466 gene encoding UDP-glucuronosyltransferase 2C1-like: MTPNLAWGVFCSLSVCLTFLRLPPPCHGGKILVFPVDGSHWVNMKILMEELHARGHSLTVIRASNSWYIPEESPLYDSITLREDHAFDNFFDAYLEKHMKAQRERASALTFFKLTQQFMSMISEAHLLSCQMVSRLLDDQDVVKGLKDAQYDLFLTDPAIAGGVVLAKYLQLPLVLNVRWITSGEGHFAIAPSPLSYIPVPGSGFTDEMNFIQRVKNVLFYSIILYQQRFMVGPSYDALCQKHIEGGCDVISLLQDADIWLFRSDFVFDFPRPTMPNVVYMGGFQCRPAQPLPSELEEFVQSAGEHGVVIMSLGTLVNTLPNDIAEEIGSVFAKIPQKVIWNYRGERPSTLGNNTLLVKWMPQKDLLGHPQTRAFVAHGGTNGVQEAIYHGTPVVGIPLFFDQHDNLLRLQERGAAKILELPDLDGPNFHQTLKEVLHNPSYRHHMQRLSRLHRDAPIKPMDSAIFWLEFVMRNKGAPHLRTQAYRMPWYSYYCVDVLLLLLAAGGLLLVSTAALLRLLCCRGRRKTKTKLQ